The Spirosoma sp. SC4-14 DNA window TTGTGTTCGGCCGCAATGAACTGAGTTGCAGGAGGAATCCTGATGCCTTGTTGGCCAAGATACGTTCGAATTGCCCCATCATTTAGAATTCCTGTTAGGACTCGTGCGTTGCCCCCACCATGTCGCCCCCCACAGGCGCCACAATCAAGGGCGGAAGCATAGGCATTATTCTGGGTACTACTACCATGCCCACACAGGATAACCAGCGGAGCAAACTTCTCGGTAAGTCCCATGCTTCGTAAGGCACCTTCGGCGTAGCGACATTGGTCTGCCCAGGGAATAATTTCCCAGGATGAACTTACCGCCCTAGGCTTTGGAAGCCACTCATTAAACTGGTGCTGAAGCCGGGAAGCTGTTGCAGGCGCTAGACTACATAACCCCATCCAGCTTCCACTGACTAGTCCTAGGCTCTCAACTAGGGCAAAGGGAGTGGTAAAGGTATATTTTAGGGATTGGTAGAGTTGCTTGAGTTTAGAACGCCGTTTATAACCGCGAAGGAACTGCTCCTGTTGGTCTGAGTTACCGCAAGGTGTTTCGTAAACCGTATGATTTGGCGAAAGCAGAACCGGACAGGAAGCATATGACTCCCCCGTTATTGTATCAGTCAGTTGAATCGGCAAACCAAAGAAGCCAGCAAAGCCCAGCGTTTGATATGGCCCCGTTGCTTCGAGAGCCCGGCGAAAGGATTCCGAACGGATATCGATACAAAACACAAACTGAGCTTCCGCTGGAGGTGGTTCGGTTAGCGGTTGAGACGCGAGTTGCTCCAGCAATGGCAATCGAAATCTGCGCTCAGCCTGCTGTAATTGGTCCAAAATGTGAGGAGTAGAATGGTTTTTTTTCAATTCTTGTCGATGCCAGGCCAATAATGCTTTTGCTTCTGGCCAAAGCAAATGGGTTATAATTACCCGTAAGGTCAGATACTCTACCTGCGTTATTCGATGGGGATGGTTTGTATCCAGTCCGGCCCAGTCGGTTCGGTAGCGAATATAGGAAGCCCAGCCTGGAAGGGTAGTAAGCATCAGTGTTAGAAATAGTTCATGATCGCCAGGCGCAATGCCTAATTGATGGAGCGACTCCAGTAAAGCCTGAATAGCATTTTCAGGCAGCGAGGTAAGCCATTGCAGCTTTAGCGCATCCTGTCCATGTAAGTCATCATCATAAAGGGCCAGTTTTCGCCAGGCGGCAAACAGTCCCAGATGGCGAAGTGGCATGTGTAGAGTGGCCTGTCCATCATCAGCATAGACCGACATCCATTTGAGCGTTTGTTGGTTAATGGCCGCTATTGGCTCAGGTATAGTTGCCCGCTGGAAAAAGGTACTACCCAGAGAGAGAGCTTCTTCAATGGGTAATTCTTCAAACCCTTGAAGCGGATTGACAGCAACCAGGTTTTTTAGAGGCCAGTAAGGGGCTATTTTTTTGAAACTGGTCACCACCCGTTCCATTAATTGATCGGTAGCCAGAAAGTTTGTAGAGTCAACGATCGAATGGATGGGTTGGGCAACACTAGTGGTTTTCATGCGGATTGTTTATTTATAATGATAGTGGTTGTGGTGTGTGGTAATGATCTTCGGATGAGGTTGGCTCGCATTTAGGCCCCATAGGTAGCCTTTCGGTATCTAGGCAGGTATAGACCAAGGGCGTCGAACCAATAGCCTGTCTAAACAAGCCAGCGTAATTACTCCTAGACCAGCGATATGAACGCTCGTAAGAGCCCGAGGCTTTATCAACCTCAAAGGGACCAGAAACCCTGCGATGAGTTGCACACTGTTCCCGTAGACCAGACTTACGAAGGTTGTACTGATGAGGGCTATGGGCAGAGTACTTAGCAAGTTAGCCTGAAGCAGTGGCAGGGTGAACTGAGTACCTGCCAGAAAAGCTACTATAAGTAGTATAAGGGTCGTATAGCCTGATTTATGGACCATTAATCGAACCATTAGCCAATTGCTAATACCCCAACTTACTAGTAGCAGCAGATGATGATCCGCACTAACCATCAGCATGACGGAACCAATCAGGAAGCTAAGCTGGATAAAATAGATACGCCAGCACTTATTCCCGTTCAGATAACGGTAAGCAAAAGCGTCCAGCGCTATCATAAAGATGGATAAGCTATCTACATAAGAGAGCCCATCAAGAGAAAAAAAAATCATTTCAATATAATTTTATAAGCTATCCTTGATTTGACACTCAAAAGTATTAGATAATCTAATATTAGAAAAACTCGAAATTCTAATATTATTCATTAGAAATACTTATAGTATCACTACAATTTAGGGCAAACGCATCTAAAGGTGTTGAATGACTTGTAAAGGGTAATTCTCGTCACGAGCAGCTTTTTTTCGCTTACGGTTCATGCTCATCGGTGTAGGCTCCCGCCGTAAGGCCGATAAGGCCATCTTCCGTAAGAGGGCCAGATTCTGGGCGGCTAAGGGATGGCGGACCTGCGAGTCATCCTCACTAAAGATCACATCCAGTTGGACTTGCTACATTTGACTGGAGACTTTTTTTAGGCAGATTTGGGGGACTAACTGCTTCGGCAGTCCGATCCAATTTGAAGATGGTTAAACGACCGCAATGGCGGACCATGTATGTATGACGAAGCCTTCAAGGAAATGGCCCGCTCCGGCGTACCGGTCGAATTGTCTTACGCTAAGGGATCAATTCAAGAGGCCGCCCGCGAATTGGGGATTGATCCTGGCCGAATCCGCAAATGGAGGCAACGACATCAAAAAAATGATCAAATCCAGCCTGCTAATGCTACACTTTCTGACGAGCAGCAACAGATTAGAAGGTTACAGCGGGAGCTTAGAGAAGCTCAGATGGATCGGCCGGCCGAAGCCACGCGATATATTAAAGAAGGCAGTCAGCATCTTCTCCAGGACCGACGGCCGGGCCGCCGGGCGGAAGTATTCCGATTTATAAAGGAAAACGCTCATGTATTTTCCACGGTCCGCCGAAGCGGTTGAGAATCGGACCGCCGAAGCGGATGTGTAAAGTATTGAAAGTGAGCAGTAGTGGCTATTATTACTGGCGTAAGCATCCAATTGGCACCCGACAACGAAACCAGGAAGAACTAGTGAGTCATATCCGGCGCGTGCATACCCAGAGCCAAGGTCGCTACGGCAGTCCCGCGCCACGGTGGCCCGGATTGCGGATGAACTCCGTGAGCAGGGCGTGAAGGCCTCGCGCAACCGTATTGCCAGGCTCATGCGGAAAATAGGTATCCGTAGCATTGTCTACAAAAAAAAAGTATCGGGTGCAGACGACCGACTCGAATCATGATTATCCAGTAGCTAAAAATCTGCTAAACAGAGAGTTTACTACTGATAAGCCAGGGAAAATCGGAGCGCCGAAGCGATGGGTGTCTGACATCACGGCACGGGCCGCCCCGCTATATTGCCACAGCAGAAGGTTGGCTGTACCTGACCGGTACGCCGGAGCGGGCAATTTTGGATTTAGCGGATCGGAAAGTGATTGACTGGGCCTTGAGTGACAGTTTAAAAGCAACTGATACGAGTGTAGCGGCTTGGCGTATGGCTCTTACAAACAGGGCCATAGACGGTAAACTTATCTTTCATCGCTCCAATTTCTATGGATTAAGCAAGGGCTAGCGTATAATTTTTGTCCGCATCGGCGGTCCGAATATTTTTTACCTCGCCGAACTACTGCACAAACTCGGTGAATGAGCCGCATCGGCCTTTAGCCGAACAGAAAACCTTTTGGAAGTCTTCGTTGCATAAACAGGTGAGTAAAACTTGTCAAACGGCCTTAAGAGGTATCCATGCTGATCTTGAATCGGTTGAAAAACAGATACATGTTCTAATTACAGAAGATAACCGCTTAAAGGAATTGTTTGACTGGGTTACGTCGATCCCTGGTATCGGCCATGCTACTGAACTGTTAGTTGCTACGGAGGAGTTTAATGCGATCAACGAGGCTAAAAAGCTAGCGGCTTCGGTCGTCCGATTGTCACGCTGGAGTAGCTCCGTTTGAATACCGATCAGGCAGTAGTGTGCGAGGACGAACTAGCGTTAGCCACCACGCTCGTAAGCGTTTAAAATCATTATTTCATCTAGCCGCCATGTCTGCTATCCAAGTGAAAGGTGAGTTGCGAGATTATTACCAGCGGAAACTAGCTGAAGCGGTTCCCCGCCGGGACAAGAACAAAATTCGGACCGCCGATGCGGCTGGTGCTCAATGCTGTTCGTAACAATCGGACGGCCGAAGCCGCTTATCCATCGTGTCTGTTCGGTGGTGCAACGTCAGCAGGAATATGATAAAATGTATGTGCCAACGCTTGCATAGACCATGGAAATCGGAGCGGTATATTGAAGGTTGGTACAACGGCACAGGCCGCCCTGCGCCGACGGAAACATTCGGTACTGGGCTACCGCACCCCCTGTGAACAGGAATCATATTTTTTCACTTCCTCAATGGCAGCTTAGAAAAAATCTCCACTATACTGTTGCAAGTCCAATTTTTACTTTTACAATTACCAGCGTAAGCATCAGTCGTTAGGCTACCAGACGCCTGCCCAGTGGTACGTCAAAGCAACAAAGGGAAAAGAAAAAGTACAATTTAAGACCTGGCTTTCTCAAGCTTAAATTAGCACAAAAACTGTCCAACTAATTGGGAGCACCATAGAGAACAGAGAGTCGGATGTGCGGGGTAGTCAGGGTAAGTGACTCCACCAGTGGGGTTTTCGAGGAATCCCATGAGCAAGCTCACCGGGATTACAAATAGCCAAATCGGGTGGTTGGTCGGATTGAATGACACCAGGAATGAAAGGACGATCTTCCCACAGAGGGGCTACTGATAGCTACGAAAGTTAGGCACTCCCGCTTTACTTTCATGCGTTCCTGGGGGTTTGTTCGTGTGCGGACACGATGGTGGTTGGGCTGCCTCGCTCTCCCTCGGGACGTGCTCCCTGTCGACGGGAAGCTGCCCTACTCAGTCGGATTTTGCAATAGCCCTATTATCTCCACCACTTCACAAATTCCTGTACTGCGACTGCCTTCCCTAAAATAACCGACTGTTCCAATTTTAATTCGAGAACGATGATACGCTCTATTTTTCGCATTTAAAATCCACATCCGGGCAACGCCCTCCTTTAATACTTCTCCTTCCTCAATTAGATTACCCTGCTCATCTTCAAACTCAGGATAAATCATAAATAGCCAATTAATTTCATGGTCGGCACTCTCATAACAGAAATCGGAACGAATGCCTTGATGGGGCAGGGTGTAACGTCCTCCTTCTTCTTGACTGTAAAAACGATATTTGACTTTGAAGTCTTCCTGATGGCCGAAAAGCTGTTGATATGGTTTACGCATGAAGAAATGATCTTGTCAACCGCAACGTGCTCTACAAACTTAACTCACTTAACTGGGCGTTTCTCGTGTCGGCGCTACGTACCAAATACGCTTTTTTGATTACCCCAGCCGGGGCGTTTCTCGTGTCAACCGAAACTGCCGAACGAGCCAAAACCGTTTTGTCACGGGACATGCGGCCTGTCGCACGCAACCCGCCGAACACGCTTTTTTTATCACTGTTAGGAACACCCAACGACCCATATCTTCGCTTTTCAGGAATTACCCTTAAAAATATGCAATTTTGAATAAAGCCATTGGTGAGTAGAAAAAGCCTGAACCCAACGAAAATGCGTCCTGACTAGAACGACATTGGCTCATTGGTTTTGCCCTGCTCACCACCCTTTCCAGTAGCCTGAACAGTGAGATGGTCCTAAAAATCCGGACACGAAACTTTTTTAACTTCGTGTCAAATGGCCAAACATTCAACCGCCACGGCGGACCGTTCCCAAACGAAAGTACACCGCTGAATTCAAAGCCGATGTGCTGCGCCTGGTTGCCAACGGCGAACCCATCCTTGCCGTAGCTCGTAAAATGGGCATCAGCGATAGCATCATCCATGCCTAGCGGGCGGCTGAAAAAAAGAACAAAGGGGGAAAAGAACAATCATCCGCTTTGGAAGATGAAGTGGAGTCGCTCAAACGACAACTCCGTCAAACCGAAATGGAGCGAGAGATTTTAAAAAAAGCTGTCGCCATTTTCAGCCGACAGACCTGAGATTGATTTACCAATTCATCCAGCAGGAAGAGCCCAACTTTCCAATAAGATTGTTGTGTAACACGTTGGAAGTCAGCAAAAGTAGTTACTATGCTTACCGATCCGGCCAAACCTTTCAAGTCTCCCAGAACGATCAACAGATGACAACTCACATTCAGGAAATTTTCTGGGAAAACCGTCGACGATATGGTAGTCGTCGAGTGCAGAAAGCGCTGCTTGAAGAGGGGATAGCATTGGGGCGTCATCGAATCAGACGGCTTATGGAACAACACAATTGGCAAGCGATTCAGCCCCGCAGTTTTGTTCCCCGCACTACCGATTCAAGTCACGGCTTGCGTCCCTGCCCCAATTTATTGCTGGAACTGGGCATACCTGTTCGGCCTGATCAGGCTTGGGTGGGGGATATAACATACCTACCGCTTACTGGTGGAGATTGGGTATATTTAGCGAGTTGGTTAGACTTGTTCTCGCGCCGGATTGTCGGTTGGTGTGTCGATTTAACGATGGAAGAGAGCTTGATTATTAGGGCCTTCGATCAAGCTACTGCCTTACGGCGGCCCAAATCGGGCTTAATTGTGCATTCGGACCAAGGTGGCCAGTATTTCGGTAAAGTTTTTCAGAAACGGCTCGACAAATGGGCTTGCCGCCAGAGCATGGCCGAGAAAGATAACCCTTATCAGAATGCTCATGCGGAATCCTTGTGGAGCCGTCTGAAAGCTGAATTGTTAGAAGATGGTTGCTTTGATAATCTTCAAGACGCTCACGATGAGCTATTTAATTATATTGAAGGGTATTATAACCTCCGACGTTTGCATTCGGCCTTAGGCTATCAATCACCGATTAATTTTGAGAAGCAGTATTACCAAGCTAATTTCACTCAAACTCTAAATGACAAAGTGTCCGGCTAAACCGGCCCACCTCACAGTACCTAAGAACGTGGTTGTACTACGATTCAGCATCATGTGCAAAGTCGGGAAAGTTAATGGCAAAACCAACCCCTGATCTCTTAAAAATTATTCCAATGGAAACCGTTTTTACTCCCCTCAAGTATGGTGTCGGTATCGACATGGGCAAAGAAAAGTTTGCCGCCTGCCTTAGTGCTATTGATACGACCGGACGCATCAAAATCAAAGCCACTCATAGTTTCGCTAATTCTCCTAAAGGCCATGCTGATTTCGACCGCTGGTGTACGCATCATGGCAAACACCCGCATGTGCCAACCCACTACCTCATGGAAGCGACTGGAGTATATTACGAGCACTTAGCGTTGGCGTTGCACCAAAAAGGAGCGCATGTATGCGTGATACTGCCTCAGAAAGCCAAGTACTATGTTAAAGCACTAGGTATCAAAACTAAAACCGATGGAGTAGATGCTCAGGCCCTGGCGACGATGGTCTGTCAGCAACGGCTGGAGGTTTGGCGTCCCATCAGTCAAGCTATGTATGAGTTGCGGCAACTAACCCGTCAGCAGGCTGACTTACAGGTTTTTAAGACGAAGGTGAGTAATCACCTTATGAGCTTGGAACAGGGAATCTATCAGGCGAAAGAAGTGAAGAGGCAAATGGCTAAGTTGCTAGCCGAGATTGAGAAACAGATCGATGAGTGCGAAAAACTGATTGCCAAAGCCATTGCTCAGAACGCGGAGTGGAAGCGTAAGGTCGAGCAAATATGCGCCATCAAAGGGGTAGGCCTACTGACGGTGGCTCACCTGATCACCGAGACGAACGAATTTGCTTTGTTTGAGAATCAACGGCAGTTAGTCAGTTATGCGGGCTACGACGTAGTAGAAAACCAGAGCGGCAAACGAGTGGGCAAAACACGGATTAGTAAGCGGGGTAATGCCCGGATTCGACGCGGGTTACACATGGCTTCGCTGATGGTTGTTCGCTACGAGCAACGACCGTTTGTGGGGTTATACGAGCGGGTCTTTGAGCGCACCAAAGTGAAGATGAAAGGCTATGTGGCGGTGCAACGAAAATTGCTCACCCTCATCTATGCATTGTGGAAAAAGGACGAGAAATATGACGGTAATTTTGTGAGTGCAGGGCAAAAAAAAGTAGCCCCAACCAAGGGGGCTACGCTGCATCGACCGCAAGCGGACGTGCTTGAAGGGGTAAATATAGGCGAGTTAGTCGAATCTTGAAAAAATTATAGCGTTTTTCTTGGATATAAAGACAGTACCAATGAGGGTTGATGGATGAGAACGCTACTCAAGACAACAAGCAGAACGCCAACCTTTACACCCTCATTGGGTTGGGCTGCAAAGCGTACCTCGGGACCTGCTCCCTGTCACACGGCAGCTACCCCGCGCGGAGCGGACAATAATGCACTTTCCGCAAACAGAAGTTGAACTTAGCTACATTGTCTAATCGAAGCCGTTTAGCCCCGCTTTTGGCAATGCCTTGTTATGTGCAGCTTTATTGTCCAATAGGATACATCATTCTTTTACGGTCCAGCTTTTCGATAGCTTCCTCTAAACTTTTAGAGCCTGTCTTAATGAGTATTTGATTTTCGTAATCATCGCTCAATTCCGTAACAACTCCGTTTCTTTTCGCTGAAAGTAAATACCTCAAACCGTCTTTTTCCTGTTGTCCAGCTTGAGCAAGAATTGATGCTATGGAAAAGTCTGCGAGTAATCCACCAGTTAATGATTGATTAATATTGCTTCTAATTGATGTGTAAAGCACTCTCTCTACATTCATAAAGTCTTCTAATACTTTAACAACAACTCTATTTGCTCCGGGATTATTCGGTTCTACATAGTTTTCAGCCCGGTCGGTCTTGTGTAATTCACGTCTCCACAATATAGACTTTGCCTCGTCAATATTTGTCTCAGGTCTCAGTATGATAATTTTTGCTTTTACTTTTCGTCCACCAATCTTAACAGGAATTAACGTTGGTGCGTTACTTCTTGTCGAACTTGTTCTTGCAAATTCAATACTAAATGGCGTTTCACAATCAAGTCGAGCTACTTCAATTTCTGAAATCTCTTGCCCTGGATTATCTATTAAAGACCCGAATGCCAAAATTCCTGTTGTATATTTCTTACCTTCCGTCATTCTGAAAATTTGTAGTATACGTCTCCTAAAGTTGTACATAACTCGCCGATTGCCCCACTTTCAATACAAAATACGCACTTCGCTTTTTGTATTGAAAGTGGGGCATTTCTAGTGTCAAACATAGCCGCCTAGCGAGCCAAAGGTTACCGAACTGGGACGTTTCCTCTGTCGCAGGAGACGCGGAAATGGAAGCCTAAAGCTGCCCTGTTGGGATGTGCCCACTGTCGCACACGGGCCCACAACTACGTTATCTGCTGTTCGCGCCACCCAACGCCAACAGGGGTTGATGGATGAGCACACAAGTTAACTGAACAACAGTTACTTGCAACCTTTACACCCCTGTTTGGTTGGGCTGTCAGCCTGCCGACGGGACGCGAGTCCTGTCGCAGGAAGCCCACCCACGCGGAGCGAATCACTAACGCACGTAACCGATTTTTCAGACTAGCGCGAAGCCTACCAAACGCCCTAAATCCGTTTCTGTCAGACCTCACAACGGGGCGTTTGCCCTGTCGCCAGCAACCTGCTTAACCAGCTAAAACCGGACTGTCAGGGGCAGTTAGCTTGTCAACGGGAGTCGCCTAACGAACCAAACCGCTTGCCTGTCGAGCCGTGCGCCCTGTCGCCGGAACGACGGCATACACACACTTTTTTTACTTGCTTGGGCCACCCAACGCCCATATCTTCGCTTTTCAGGAATTCTCCTTGAAAATATGCAATTTTAAGCTAAGCCATTGGTGAGCAGAAAAAGCCCGAACCCAACGCAAATGCGTTTCCGAACGAACGACATTGACTGTGTGGTGCTGCCCTGCTCACCACCCTTTCCAGCAGCCTGAACAGTACCTAAGGACATGGCCTTGCCATGATCCAGCATCATGTGCAAAGTCGGGAAAGTTAATGGTACTCGCAACTCTTTATACTTAAAAACTAATCCGATGGAAACAGTATTCACCCCCCTGAAGTATGGTGTCGGTATCGACATGGGCAAGGATAAGTTTCATGCCTGCCTGAGTGCAATTGATGCCTGTGGCCAGATTAAAATTAGAGCCACTCATCACTTCGCTAACTCCCCTAAAGGTCGTACCGAGTTTGACCGCTGGTGTGCTCATCATCAGAAGGACAAAGACCTGCCAGTTCACTATTTGATGGAAGCTACGGGGGTCTACTACGAACACTTAGCCCTGGCACTGCATCAAAAAGGGGCTTATGTGTGCGTCGTCTTACCTCAGAAGGCAAAGTACTACGTTAAAGCCCTAGGCATCAAAACCAAAACTGATGGAGTGGATGCGCAGGCCCTGGCTATGATGGTGTGTCAGCAACGACTTGAAGCCTGGCGACCGATTAGCCAGGCTATGTATGAGCTTCGGCAGCTCACAAGACAACAAGCTGATCTACAAGTTTTTAAGACGAAAGTAAGCAATCACCTGATGAGTTTGGAGCAGGGTATGTATCAAGCTAAAGCTGTCAAAAAGCAGATGACCAAGCTGTTAGCTGAGATTGACCAACAGATTGCTGAGTGTGAGAAGCTGATTGCTAAAGCGATTGCTGACAATACCGAGTGGAAGCGAAAAGCCGAGCAGATTGGTGTAATTAAAGGGGTAGGCTTGCTGACCATAGCGCATCTCATCACTGAAACTAATGAATTTGCTTTGTTCGAAAATCAACGACAGTTGGTAAGCTATGCGGGCTACGATGTAGTCGAAAACCAGAGCGGTAAACGAGTAGGTAAGACGCGGATCAGTAAGCGAGGCAATTCACGGATTCGGCACAGCTTACACATGGCGGCTCTGATGGTTGTGCGCTACGAACAACGGCCCTTTGTGGGCTTGTATGAACGAGTCATTGAGCGCACTAAAATCAAGATGAAAGGGTATGTGGCCGTACAGCGAAAGCTGCTGACGCTAATCTACGCCCTTTGGAAAAAAGACGAGAAATATGACGGTGATTTTGCAAACGAAAGGCAAAAAAAAGTAGCCCCAACTGAGGGGGCTACGCTGCATCGACCACAAGTGAACGTGCTTGAGAGTGCGAACATAAGCGAATTGGTCGAATCTTGAAAAAATTATAGGGCATTTCTTGGATTTGAAGACAGTACCAATGAGGGTTGATGGATGATAATGCTACGTAAAATTACGAACAGAGCCCCAACCTTTACACCCTCATTTGGTTGGGCTGCAAACCCGCCCTCGGGACGCGCTTCCTGTCACCCGACAGATGCCCTACGCCGAGTAAGCTATTCAGGATTTTCTAAACGAGCAGAAGAAATTGTACTATTTATGAACTTTGTTCTGTTGTCAAATGCTTTAGGCGTCCCAATAACCTCACCATTTCCCGTTAGCATGTAATTAAACTCCCATTCCCCCTTCTCATTGAAAAGGAACTGAATCTTTTGAGCATCAGCCAGCTTCATTAATGATTTAATTTTATCGCTGACGCTACGTAAGGAATCTTTTTGAATTGCTTTCGCTACATCATCTGGATTTCTTGTAACAATGACAAGTTCAATATTTATTTCTCCCAAAATTTGTATGACATAAGTCACAGGCCTAAGTTTCGGTATTACG harbors:
- a CDS encoding IS110 family transposase, with product METVFTPLKYGVGIDMGKEKFAACLSAIDTTGRIKIKATHSFANSPKGHADFDRWCTHHGKHPHVPTHYLMEATGVYYEHLALALHQKGAHVCVILPQKAKYYVKALGIKTKTDGVDAQALATMVCQQRLEVWRPISQAMYELRQLTRQQADLQVFKTKVSNHLMSLEQGIYQAKEVKRQMAKLLAEIEKQIDECEKLIAKAIAQNAEWKRKVEQICAIKGVGLLTVAHLITETNEFALFENQRQLVSYAGYDVVENQSGKRVGKTRISKRGNARIRRGLHMASLMVVRYEQRPFVGLYERVFERTKVKMKGYVAVQRKLLTLIYALWKKDEKYDGNFVSAGQKKVAPTKGATLHRPQADVLEGVNIGELVES
- a CDS encoding IS3 family transposase, translating into MIYQFIQQEEPNFPIRLLCNTLEVSKSSYYAYRSGQTFQVSQNDQQMTTHIQEIFWENRRRYGSRRVQKALLEEGIALGRHRIRRLMEQHNWQAIQPRSFVPRTTDSSHGLRPCPNLLLELGIPVRPDQAWVGDITYLPLTGGDWVYLASWLDLFSRRIVGWCVDLTMEESLIIRAFDQATALRRPKSGLIVHSDQGGQYFGKVFQKRLDKWACRQSMAEKDNPYQNAHAESLWSRLKAELLEDGCFDNLQDAHDELFNYIEGYYNLRRLHSALGYQSPINFEKQYYQANFTQTLNDKVSG
- a CDS encoding IS3 family transposase, whose product is MARIADELREQGVKASRNRIARLMRKIGIRSIVYKKKVSGADDRLES
- a CDS encoding putative inorganic carbon transporter subunit DabA produces the protein MKTTSVAQPIHSIVDSTNFLATDQLMERVVTSFKKIAPYWPLKNLVAVNPLQGFEELPIEEALSLGSTFFQRATIPEPIAAINQQTLKWMSVYADDGQATLHMPLRHLGLFAAWRKLALYDDDLHGQDALKLQWLTSLPENAIQALLESLHQLGIAPGDHELFLTLMLTTLPGWASYIRYRTDWAGLDTNHPHRITQVEYLTLRVIITHLLWPEAKALLAWHRQELKKNHSTPHILDQLQQAERRFRLPLLEQLASQPLTEPPPAEAQFVFCIDIRSESFRRALEATGPYQTLGFAGFFGLPIQLTDTITGESYASCPVLLSPNHTVYETPCGNSDQQEQFLRGYKRRSKLKQLYQSLKYTFTTPFALVESLGLVSGSWMGLCSLAPATASRLQHQFNEWLPKPRAVSSSWEIIPWADQCRYAEGALRSMGLTEKFAPLVILCGHGSSTQNNAYASALDCGACGGRHGGGNARVLTGILNDGAIRTYLGQQGIRIPPATQFIAAEHNTTTDEVTLSGDIPAQIRQLLNKNLTKAKQINASHRFKQLQPKSSTDNQVHQVWLRSVDWAQVRPEWGLARNAAFIVAPRVLTQSLDLGGRCFLHSYDYTNDAQGSVLSMILTAPMVVAQWINSQYLFSTLDNVAYGGGSKITQNITGKIGIIQGNASDLMTGFPLQSVYATDELAYHEPQRLMTVVYAPRPRLTAIIRAQPILQKLFGNGWVQLACLDPETGQPYILTREFEWQGLQ
- a CDS encoding transposase — protein: MYDEAFKEMARSGVPVELSYAKGSIQEAARELGIDPGRIRKWRQRHQKNDQIQPANATLSDEQQQIRRLQRELREAQMDRPAEATRYIKEGSQHLLQDRRPGRRAEVFRFIKENAHVFSTVRRSG
- a CDS encoding IS110 family transposase produces the protein METVFTPLKYGVGIDMGKDKFHACLSAIDACGQIKIRATHHFANSPKGRTEFDRWCAHHQKDKDLPVHYLMEATGVYYEHLALALHQKGAYVCVVLPQKAKYYVKALGIKTKTDGVDAQALAMMVCQQRLEAWRPISQAMYELRQLTRQQADLQVFKTKVSNHLMSLEQGMYQAKAVKKQMTKLLAEIDQQIAECEKLIAKAIADNTEWKRKAEQIGVIKGVGLLTIAHLITETNEFALFENQRQLVSYAGYDVVENQSGKRVGKTRISKRGNSRIRHSLHMAALMVVRYEQRPFVGLYERVIERTKIKMKGYVAVQRKLLTLIYALWKKDEKYDGDFANERQKKVAPTEGATLHRPQVNVLESANISELVES